One genomic segment of Hugenholtzia roseola DSM 9546 includes these proteins:
- a CDS encoding proline dehydrogenase family protein, with translation MITSTTLSPLEIVAAAQKNVSFENTQIAFASRSGAELKKMYLLFWSMNQNSLVSFGTKFLQLAFKMHLPMVEWVVRKTLFSHFCGGRSIEDCELSIQKLAQGGIGTILDYSVEGEKSPAGFEKTKEEIIRTIQRAKGESQAIPFCVFKVTGIGFSDLLTKIQQQQPLDAKEEEAWQNLQRRVDEICKAAYENKVRIFIDGEETWMQGTIDALAYQMMEKYNKEEAIVYNTLQMYVADRLENLKKAYREAVKGNYYVGVKLVRGAYLEKERNRAKEKGYPDPMQPDKASTDRDFNAALEFCMEKRQRIALCAGTHNELSSYYLTLLMEKYGIAKNNPNVFFAQLYGMSDNISYNLAAAGYNVAKYVPYGPVKAVLPYLFRRAAENTSIAGQSSREFLLVKKEAQRRKQ, from the coding sequence ATGATTACCTCCACGACGCTTTCACCCCTCGAAATTGTGGCTGCTGCCCAAAAAAATGTGTCTTTTGAAAATACACAAATTGCCTTTGCAAGCCGCTCTGGTGCAGAATTGAAAAAAATGTATCTTTTATTTTGGTCGATGAACCAAAATAGTTTAGTAAGTTTTGGTACAAAATTCCTACAACTTGCCTTTAAAATGCACCTACCTATGGTAGAATGGGTAGTGAGAAAGACGCTATTTAGTCATTTTTGCGGCGGTAGAAGCATCGAGGATTGCGAACTTTCTATACAAAAGTTGGCACAAGGTGGTATCGGAACTATCTTGGACTATTCCGTAGAAGGTGAAAAGTCGCCTGCGGGTTTTGAAAAGACAAAAGAGGAGATTATTCGCACTATCCAACGTGCCAAAGGGGAAAGTCAGGCAATTCCGTTTTGCGTCTTTAAAGTTACGGGTATTGGTTTTTCCGATTTGCTCACCAAAATTCAGCAACAGCAGCCGCTTGATGCAAAAGAAGAGGAGGCTTGGCAGAACTTGCAACGCCGCGTAGATGAAATTTGTAAGGCGGCTTACGAAAACAAAGTCCGCATTTTTATTGATGGTGAAGAAACGTGGATGCAGGGAACGATTGATGCTTTAGCCTATCAAATGATGGAAAAGTATAACAAAGAGGAAGCCATTGTATATAATACCCTGCAAATGTATGTGGCTGATAGATTGGAAAATTTGAAAAAAGCCTATCGCGAAGCGGTAAAAGGCAATTATTATGTAGGTGTGAAATTAGTAAGAGGTGCGTATTTAGAAAAAGAGCGCAATCGTGCCAAAGAAAAAGGCTATCCCGACCCCATGCAACCCGATAAAGCCAGCACAGACCGCGATTTCAATGCTGCCCTCGAATTTTGTATGGAAAAAAGGCAGCGAATTGCCCTTTGTGCAGGTACGCACAACGAATTAAGTTCTTATTATTTGACTTTATTGATGGAAAAATATGGCATAGCCAAAAACAACCCCAACGTTTTCTTTGCCCAATTATACGGAATGAGCGACAATATTTCCTACAATTTGGCTGCCGCAGGCTACAATGTGGCAAAATATGTTCCCTATGGTCCCGTCAAGGCGGTTTTGCCCTATCTTTTCCGTCGGGCGGCGGAAAACACCTCCATTGCAGGACAAAGTAGTCGCGAATTTTTGCTGGTCAAAAAAGAAGCACAACGCCGCAAGCAATAG
- the lipB gene encoding lipoyl(octanoyl) transferase LipB codes for MNKKVEFQHLGLIPYQQAWEMQEDLLKKVVEIKRQNRQQVEKKPTPNYLLFCQHPHVYTLGKSGSLKNLLISESEMKEKGIAYFAINRGGDITYHGQGQLVGYPILDLDNFFQDLHKYMRFIEEAVIRLLADYGIAAGRYAGYTGVWIEPEIEERARKICAIGIRATQWVTMHGFAFNVNTDLNYFKNIIPCGIEDKAVTSLAAELGREIELASVEARLKHHLAEVFEMELI; via the coding sequence ATGAACAAAAAAGTTGAATTTCAACACTTAGGACTCATTCCTTACCAGCAGGCTTGGGAAATGCAGGAAGATTTGTTAAAAAAAGTGGTAGAAATAAAAAGGCAAAATCGTCAGCAGGTAGAAAAAAAACCTACGCCCAACTATTTGCTTTTTTGCCAACACCCACACGTTTATACATTGGGCAAAAGCGGCTCTTTGAAAAATTTATTGATTTCTGAATCAGAAATGAAAGAAAAAGGTATCGCTTATTTTGCCATCAATCGCGGGGGCGACATCACCTACCATGGACAAGGGCAGTTGGTAGGTTATCCTATCTTAGATTTAGACAATTTTTTCCAAGATTTGCATAAATATATGCGCTTTATCGAAGAGGCAGTTATCCGACTTTTGGCGGATTACGGCATTGCGGCAGGGCGTTATGCAGGCTATACGGGCGTTTGGATTGAGCCAGAAATAGAAGAGCGAGCGCGTAAAATTTGTGCCATCGGGATTCGGGCTACCCAATGGGTTACGATGCATGGTTTTGCTTTTAATGTCAATACAGATTTAAACTATTTTAAAAATATTATCCCTTGTGGTATAGAAGACAAAGCCGTTACTTCTTTGGCAGCAGAATTGGGTAGGGAAATAGAATTGGCATCTGTGGAAGCCCGCCTCAAACACCATTTGGCAGAGGTCTTCGAGATGGAATTGATTTAA
- a CDS encoding 4Fe-4S binding protein — MLPIFMLLENMNHYFKAIFSTFQTLLQGLRLTQRHFNKAAFSPARQEFSPPSASYFQGVTPQSSQIETLRYPFVLPTLPDHARHKLHNEIDDCIVCNKCAEVCPVDCIEIEGIRATAPIGTTSDGTSIRIWAAKFNIDMAKCCYCGLCTAVCPTECLTMTPDYDWTTPNLIEMIVPFSKLSEEEAQAKKMELDAFNAKKKQAQESKDATPTSPATQAETPNPKPILKPSIKIKLNTPSKENKSNPESPPQEAENAASPSLEKKEKPQGESSQNKKPVFKIKLPPPKTED; from the coding sequence TTGCTCCCAATATTTATGCTTTTAGAAAATATGAACCACTATTTTAAAGCCATTTTTAGCACCTTCCAAACGCTCTTACAGGGCTTGCGTCTTACGCAAAGGCACTTCAATAAGGCTGCTTTTTCACCTGCACGCCAAGAATTTTCGCCGCCCTCTGCCTCTTATTTTCAGGGCGTTACGCCTCAATCAAGCCAAATAGAAACACTTAGGTATCCCTTCGTACTTCCTACCTTGCCCGACCATGCACGCCATAAATTACACAATGAAATAGACGATTGTATTGTTTGTAATAAATGCGCCGAAGTATGCCCCGTAGATTGCATAGAAATAGAGGGGATTCGCGCCACTGCACCCATTGGCACAACTTCAGACGGCACAAGTATTCGCATTTGGGCAGCGAAATTCAATATAGATATGGCAAAGTGTTGTTATTGCGGACTTTGTACGGCTGTCTGTCCTACCGAGTGCCTGACCATGACTCCCGATTACGACTGGACAACCCCCAACTTGATAGAAATGATAGTTCCCTTTTCAAAATTGAGCGAGGAAGAAGCCCAAGCCAAAAAAATGGAATTAGACGCTTTCAATGCCAAGAAAAAGCAGGCGCAAGAAAGCAAGGACGCTACCCCTACCAGCCCAGCTACACAAGCGGAAACGCCAAATCCGAAACCTATTTTAAAACCGAGCATTAAAATTAAACTCAATACGCCTTCAAAAGAAAACAAGTCAAATCCTGAAAGCCCCCCCCAAGAGGCAGAAAATGCGGCTTCTCCTTCTTTGGAAAAGAAAGAAAAGCCGCAGGGCGAAAGTTCTCAAAATAAAAAACCTGTCTTCAAAATCAAACTGCCACCGCCCAAAACAGAGGACTAA
- a CDS encoding L,D-transpeptidase family protein → MKFKLFNSQTLYFFIFLALVAVFFSPLFSTEGQDLKTSQLQYKRVRQAYQNQKDFLSAICKQHQIELQELEILIRAFKAEARLEVWGKNKKEATFRLLKSYEICASSGTLGAKRKEGDRQVPEGFYHINHFNADSFYHLSMGINYPNAADRFHADKKRPGGAIYVHGSCVTIGCIPLTDEKIEEVYLLALEARNNGQKHVPVYIFPFEMSNQNLEKYSKIYSSQQDFWKNLKVGYDYFELHKKLPIFSVAEGLYIFNLKP, encoded by the coding sequence ATGAAATTCAAATTATTCAATTCCCAAACGCTATATTTTTTCATCTTTTTAGCCTTAGTTGCTGTTTTTTTCTCACCTCTTTTCTCTACGGAAGGGCAGGATTTGAAAACAAGCCAACTGCAATATAAAAGAGTGCGCCAAGCCTATCAAAACCAAAAAGACTTTTTGAGTGCCATTTGCAAACAACATCAAATAGAGTTGCAGGAACTTGAAATTCTGATTCGCGCCTTCAAAGCCGAAGCACGCTTAGAAGTTTGGGGTAAAAACAAGAAAGAAGCAACCTTTCGCCTGCTAAAAAGTTATGAAATTTGCGCCTCTTCGGGTACTTTGGGGGCAAAGCGCAAAGAAGGGGATAGACAAGTACCCGAAGGCTTTTACCACATCAATCATTTCAACGCCGATAGCTTCTACCATTTATCTATGGGAATTAACTATCCAAATGCCGCCGACCGTTTTCATGCCGACAAAAAACGCCCTGGGGGAGCTATCTACGTGCATGGGTCTTGCGTTACGATAGGTTGTATTCCGCTCACAGACGAAAAAATAGAGGAGGTCTATCTTTTAGCCTTAGAAGCTCGAAACAATGGGCAAAAGCACGTACCTGTTTATATTTTTCCCTTTGAAATGAGCAATCAAAACTTAGAAAAATACAGTAAAATTTATTCTTCACAACAGGATTTTTGGAAAAATTTAAAAGTAGGATATGATTATTTTGAGCTACACAAAAAACTTCCTATTTTCAGTGTAGCAGAAGGGCTTTACATTTTCAACCTCAAACCTTAA
- a CDS encoding SPOR domain-containing protein: MNPNRFLFGKISLLLFFVASFSACKTTSTTTTVVSSPVENIEPLSNFRPRFEYKAAAAAQKQEVKNTAVVVPTIKTLPTLPAPTSNLEHVEALTATLSQHNATAKKEVLGYRIQLFSGTDRTEAEMIKGKAMALRNLVGNSPDLTYDQPLYRVKIGLYATRAEALSDMARVQKDYPNAILVNEALPLSKFKTKYK, translated from the coding sequence ATGAACCCAAATCGTTTTTTATTTGGAAAAATTAGCCTTCTCTTGTTTTTTGTGGCGAGTTTTTCGGCTTGTAAAACCACCAGCACCACAACTACAGTCGTTTCTTCGCCTGTGGAAAACATAGAGCCTCTCTCCAATTTTCGCCCTCGCTTCGAATATAAGGCAGCGGCTGCCGCTCAAAAACAGGAAGTTAAAAATACTGCCGTCGTTGTCCCCACTATCAAAACTTTGCCTACCCTGCCTGCCCCTACTTCTAATTTGGAGCATGTGGAAGCCCTAACTGCTACCTTATCGCAACACAATGCCACGGCGAAAAAGGAGGTTTTGGGTTATAGAATCCAACTTTTTTCGGGTACAGACCGCACCGAAGCCGAAATGATAAAGGGAAAGGCGATGGCTTTGCGCAATTTGGTAGGAAATTCGCCCGACCTAACTTACGACCAGCCCCTGTATCGAGTCAAGATTGGCTTATATGCCACACGCGCAGAGGCTCTTTCTGATATGGCAAGGGTACAAAAGGATTACCCAAATGCAATTTTAGTCAATGAAGCCTTGCCTTTGTCGAAGTTTAAGACCAAATACAAGTAA